The genomic window ACGGGTATCCCGAACGCCCCTTCGGCTAACCCGGCCGGGCCAGGCGCTCGATGGTGCGCTCGAAGTCCAGGATCGCCGCCGGCACCCGGTCGTAACGGCGGCGCAGCATCAACATCAGCACCGGCGGCACCTCTTCCACCAGCGGTCGCGCCGTGATCACCCCGGCCGTCTCCAGGGGATCACCGAGGATGCTGTAGTCCGGCAGGATCGTCGGCCCGGTCCCGCTCGCGACCAGACTCTTGCCCATCTCGGCCCCGTCGGTGGCGAACGTCTCCGGCGGCGGCGAGTCCCCGAACAGCCGCTGCACCAGCCGGTGCATCAGATAACCCGGCCGCATCGCCACGAACGGACGCCCGCGCAGGTCGTCGACGCTGATCCGCTCCTGACCGGCGAGCGGATCGTCAGCCCGCACACAGACACGGGGTCGGCCGTGCAGCAACACCACCTGATGCAGTGCGGCCGGGATGTCGTCACCGGGGAACGTGTTGATCAGCCCGACGTCCAGGCGACCCTCCAGAAGCCGTTCCTCGATCTCGGTCTGGAGCATGGTCGCCACATCCACGGTGGTGAACGGATGCCCGGCGCTGAACTCCCGTACCGCGGGGACCAGCAGTTTCGACGTGCCGGCGTTGACCGTGCCGACCCGGATCACCCG from Actinoplanes derwentensis includes these protein-coding regions:
- a CDS encoding LysR family transcriptional regulator — encoded protein: MRFEQLEYLMAVIRHGSLRRAGDQLHVSQSALSEGISALERELGVPLLERHRSGARVSREGRDLVPLVAEILAGVAQLRAAAGDHGAASRVIRVGTVNAGTSKLLVPAVREFSAGHPFTTVDVATMLQTEIEERLLEGRLDVGLINTFPGDDIPAALHQVVLLHGRPRVCVRADDPLAGQERISVDDLRGRPFVAMRPGYLMHRLVQRLFGDSPPPETFATDGAEMGKSLVASGTGPTILPDYSILGDPLETAGVITARPLVEEVPPVLMLMLRRRYDRVPAAILDFERTIERLARPG